In Chitinophaga varians, the following are encoded in one genomic region:
- a CDS encoding SusC/RagA family TonB-linked outer membrane protein codes for MKFGPLRLCLKGMAGLCLLLGISTSSTQAQDAVAGVQTPPLPQHQYRKPGNTDTSPASQVLSLSNALEKVYTKYQLRIAMNEKYARNIFVPDKLLNSGASAAIASLQKILQSYGLTLNMTGPSQYIITPVEPRPAPAPKPPAKVRVSGTVKDKLGAPLVGVTVKIIKTPVGTTTNDRGFYELDAEPTDTLEFSYIGYQTQQISVRNRLDINIEMLAKEGGLNEVVVVGFGAQKKISLVGAQSTIKPEELKLPVRSLTNALGGRLAGIVAVQRSGEPGYDGSDIWIRGISTFGSSPRGPLIIVDGVPDRSINDLDPEDVESFTVLKDASATAVYGTRGANGVILVNTKTGRPGKPQINIELNQAITKFTQLPKFVDAPTFMRLYNEGLQMRGRTPLYTEERIQKHITGEDPDLYPNVDWFKTLFNQFGQNRRANLNVRGGSEFATYYISAGYYSEVGMLKRDNLQSYNSSIKLDRYNFTTNVDANITKTTKLELGVNGFIINSNYPGIGTGALFNLATQVPPHLIPPQYSNGQWPKIPGGSYPSPYRNLTQSGYATEYRNTVRSNIRVRQQLDFVLKGLSFTSMFAFDSYSWNNLNRKREVQTYYATGRDSAGNLLTRIVDPGSNVLGFEVSRGGDRRFYTESALNYARKFGDHDVSALLLYNQSDYINADAGDLISSIPFRIRGLSGRATYGYKRRYFAEANFGYNGSENFTPKKRYGLFPSFGAGWVVSNEHFFEPLSNVISYFKLRYTYGLSGNSNTGSRFLFLTRIKSSGDLGYTFGVPGNTTSFSGLQEDQIGSEVSWETGKRQNLGIEVKAFKDELSVIVELFKERRTGILLRQYDIPYASGYTSDNIPYRNIGITENKGIDVTIDYNKAFSKNYWVAFRGNFNFNINKNVYDGLPPWQYPWLNRTGHTIDQRFGYVALGLFSDSADILKSPKQAGDVRPGDIKYADLNGDGIINSFDQQAIGYGPVPRIVYGLNFSVGAKGFDLSLFFQGVAMVDFMYSGGHGTNPFYEGPTIGNLYTVATDRWTPDNSNSQPFYPRMSTRQDITTNYYASTWWLKRADYIRLKSAELGYTFSMNRLQKYGLKNLRAYVNGTNLFTISPWKIWDPELGDGRGTAYPNTTSYNFGIRASFK; via the coding sequence ATGAAATTTGGACCTCTACGGCTTTGCCTGAAGGGAATGGCCGGCCTATGTCTATTGCTGGGCATTTCAACATCTTCCACGCAGGCACAGGACGCAGTAGCCGGCGTACAGACGCCACCGTTACCACAACACCAATACCGGAAACCCGGCAACACAGACACCAGTCCCGCCAGCCAGGTACTCTCCCTGAGCAATGCCCTGGAAAAAGTGTATACAAAATACCAGCTGCGCATAGCCATGAATGAAAAATATGCACGGAATATTTTTGTGCCCGACAAACTGCTGAACAGCGGCGCTTCTGCAGCCATCGCCTCACTACAGAAAATATTGCAGTCATACGGCCTCACGCTTAACATGACCGGTCCCTCACAATACATCATCACGCCGGTTGAGCCTCGTCCGGCTCCCGCACCCAAACCACCAGCTAAGGTCCGTGTATCCGGCACCGTGAAAGATAAACTCGGCGCGCCTCTGGTAGGCGTGACCGTGAAAATCATCAAAACGCCCGTCGGCACCACGACCAATGACAGAGGTTTTTATGAGCTGGACGCAGAGCCGACCGATACCCTTGAATTTTCCTACATCGGCTATCAGACCCAACAGATCAGCGTCCGCAACAGGTTAGACATTAATATCGAAATGCTGGCCAAAGAAGGAGGGCTCAACGAAGTGGTGGTAGTGGGTTTTGGCGCACAGAAAAAAATCAGCCTCGTGGGTGCCCAATCTACCATCAAACCGGAGGAGCTGAAGCTGCCGGTGAGAAGTCTCACCAACGCCCTCGGCGGCCGCCTGGCAGGCATCGTGGCCGTACAACGCAGCGGTGAACCGGGTTACGACGGATCAGATATCTGGATACGTGGCATCTCTACTTTCGGCTCCAGCCCACGCGGGCCGCTCATCATCGTAGACGGCGTACCTGACCGCAGCATCAATGACCTCGACCCGGAAGACGTGGAAAGTTTTACGGTGTTAAAAGACGCTTCCGCCACCGCCGTATACGGCACCCGTGGCGCCAACGGCGTTATCCTCGTCAACACCAAAACCGGACGCCCCGGCAAACCACAGATTAATATAGAACTCAATCAGGCCATCACAAAATTTACGCAGCTGCCAAAATTCGTAGATGCGCCCACGTTCATGCGCCTTTACAACGAAGGACTGCAAATGCGTGGCAGGACGCCCCTCTACACAGAAGAGCGCATACAGAAACATATCACCGGTGAAGACCCTGACCTGTACCCCAACGTGGACTGGTTTAAAACACTGTTCAACCAGTTCGGCCAGAACAGAAGGGCCAATCTCAATGTACGCGGTGGCTCCGAATTCGCAACCTATTATATCTCCGCAGGATATTACTCCGAAGTGGGCATGTTGAAACGGGACAACCTGCAATCCTATAATTCCTCCATTAAACTGGACCGCTATAATTTCACGACCAACGTAGACGCCAATATCACCAAGACGACCAAACTGGAGCTGGGCGTTAACGGTTTTATCATCAACAGCAACTATCCCGGCATTGGTACCGGCGCATTGTTCAACCTCGCCACGCAGGTGCCGCCGCACCTGATCCCGCCGCAATACTCCAACGGGCAATGGCCTAAGATACCCGGCGGCAGCTACCCCAGCCCATACCGCAATTTGACACAGTCCGGCTATGCAACAGAGTATCGCAACACCGTCCGCTCCAATATCAGGGTACGGCAGCAACTCGACTTTGTACTGAAAGGCTTGTCCTTCACCAGTATGTTTGCATTTGACTCCTACAGCTGGAATAACCTCAACAGAAAAAGAGAAGTGCAGACCTATTATGCCACCGGGCGCGATTCCGCCGGTAACCTGCTGACCCGCATCGTGGACCCGGGTTCCAACGTACTGGGCTTTGAAGTGTCCAGAGGCGGCGACCGGCGTTTCTATACCGAATCAGCACTAAACTATGCCCGTAAATTCGGGGACCACGACGTGTCGGCATTGTTGCTCTATAATCAGTCTGATTATATCAATGCAGATGCCGGTGATCTCATCAGCTCCATTCCTTTCCGTATCAGAGGTCTAAGCGGCAGAGCCACCTATGGCTATAAGAGGCGTTATTTTGCAGAAGCGAATTTCGGGTATAATGGCTCTGAGAACTTCACCCCTAAAAAACGTTATGGGCTCTTCCCTTCGTTTGGCGCCGGCTGGGTGGTATCTAACGAACATTTCTTCGAACCGCTCAGCAATGTTATTTCCTATTTCAAACTGCGTTACACCTATGGCCTGTCAGGCAACAGCAACACAGGCTCCCGTTTCCTCTTCCTTACCAGGATAAAAAGCAGTGGCGACCTCGGTTATACGTTTGGCGTTCCAGGCAACACCACCTCATTCAGTGGCCTGCAGGAAGACCAGATCGGTTCCGAGGTAAGCTGGGAAACCGGCAAACGGCAAAACCTGGGTATCGAGGTAAAAGCCTTTAAAGACGAACTGTCTGTTATCGTTGAACTGTTTAAAGAGAGAAGGACCGGTATCCTGTTGCGGCAATATGACATCCCTTACGCTTCCGGCTATACGTCAGACAACATTCCCTATCGTAATATCGGTATCACCGAAAACAAGGGAATTGATGTGACGATAGACTACAACAAGGCATTCTCCAAAAATTACTGGGTAGCGTTCCGGGGCAATTTTAACTTCAACATCAACAAAAACGTGTATGACGGCCTTCCACCGTGGCAGTACCCATGGCTCAACCGTACCGGCCACACCATTGACCAGCGTTTCGGTTATGTGGCACTGGGACTTTTCTCTGATTCCGCAGATATCCTTAAATCGCCCAAACAGGCCGGCGATGTGCGCCCCGGCGACATCAAATACGCAGACCTGAACGGCGATGGCATCATCAACAGCTTTGATCAGCAGGCCATTGGTTATGGCCCGGTGCCCCGCATCGTATATGGCCTTAACTTCAGTGTTGGCGCCAAAGGCTTTGACCTCAGCCTGTTCTTCCAGGGCGTGGCCATGGTGGACTTTATGTACAGCGGCGGTCATGGCACCAATCCGTTTTATGAAGGCCCCACTATCGGTAACCTATATACGGTAGCCACCGACCGCTGGACGCCGGACAACTCCAACAGCCAGCCTTTCTATCCACGTATGTCAACCCGTCAGGATATCACCACCAACTATTACGCCAGCACCTGGTGGCTCAAAAGAGCGGACTACATCCGCCTGAAGAGCGCCGAGCTGGGATATACCTTCAGCATGAACCGGCTGCAGAAATACGGTTTAAAAAACCTGCGCGCCTATGTTAACGGCACCAACCTCTTCACCATTTCGCCCTGGAAGATCTGGGACCCTGAATTGGGCGATGGCAGAGGAACCGCCTATCCCAACACCACTTCGTACAACTTCGGCATCCGCGCCAGCTTCAAATAA
- a CDS encoding FecR domain-containing protein, translated as MAPNNTNRLDYTILIKFIDGQASPAETAEVAAWLDAAPGNRELYFQVKDILDQQRVSAVTRDETDHRWQQIADQLQAPVPVRRLHRLKYAAAVLVLVAAGGIAAYVLTRSPKQAPFITLVSQQSTVQQLLLPDSTRIWIKPGSLLRYRKVKDGLRELWLDGSGYFEVVKNTATPFKIHTSGIDVTVLGTSFTVNNDQHNTNVIVNTGMVKASTHEQEMLVRPGQRATVVNNALQMDSVNAQLFAAWKDGDYKFENTTVEELKELLQLNYGYEVNVLQPHKFRNTSISGRMLITDAQSLCKSLSGMLEADVSKDGNRIIIQPK; from the coding sequence ATGGCACCTAATAATACTAACAGGTTGGATTATACGATATTAATAAAGTTTATCGATGGCCAGGCCAGTCCTGCAGAAACCGCTGAGGTGGCCGCCTGGCTGGATGCAGCACCCGGCAACCGTGAGCTGTATTTCCAGGTCAAGGACATATTGGACCAGCAGCGGGTATCAGCTGTGACCAGGGATGAGACTGACCATCGCTGGCAGCAGATAGCTGATCAGCTGCAGGCACCTGTGCCGGTACGACGCCTCCACCGGCTGAAGTATGCAGCAGCCGTATTGGTGCTGGTGGCAGCCGGCGGTATTGCCGCCTATGTGTTGACACGGTCCCCGAAACAGGCGCCGTTCATCACCCTGGTATCGCAGCAGTCAACGGTACAGCAACTGCTGTTGCCCGACAGCACGCGCATCTGGATAAAACCGGGCAGCCTTCTCCGTTATCGTAAGGTGAAAGACGGACTGCGGGAACTGTGGCTGGATGGCAGCGGTTATTTTGAAGTAGTAAAAAATACAGCAACGCCTTTCAAAATACATACGTCCGGTATAGACGTTACGGTATTAGGTACCTCATTTACAGTGAACAATGATCAACACAACACCAACGTAATAGTAAATACCGGCATGGTAAAAGCCAGCACGCATGAGCAGGAGATGCTGGTCCGGCCGGGACAGAGAGCAACGGTAGTCAACAACGCCCTGCAGATGGACAGCGTCAACGCACAGCTGTTCGCCGCCTGGAAAGATGGGGATTACAAATTTGAAAACACCACCGTGGAAGAGCTGAAGGAATTACTGCAGCTCAACTATGGGTATGAAGTCAATGTACTGCAACCGCACAAATTCCGCAACACCAGCATCAGCGGCCGCATGCTGATAACAGATGCACAGAGCCTGTGCAAATCGCTCTCAGGCATGCTGGAAGCCGATGTCAGCAAAGATGGTAACCGGATTATTATTCAACCAAAATGA
- a CDS encoding RNA polymerase sigma-70 factor, with the protein MGDPVDEIRQTGTSVPQDAAALEPLFKACYALLLSYACKYVTRETAEDIIQDVFIQLHKKGPSLHINSSIKAYLFRSVHNGCLDHIRREAIHQRYINATIPGLSEAELDYFNPDGPRQSLLQQDNLAASVWQAIEALPPKCREVVRLRYEQGLKTGEISATMGISTRTVETQLYKAIKQLRALIRKTSIFLFAIALF; encoded by the coding sequence ATGGGTGATCCTGTAGATGAGATACGTCAGACCGGTACTTCGGTACCGCAGGATGCAGCAGCGCTTGAGCCTCTTTTTAAAGCGTGTTATGCCCTGTTGCTGTCGTATGCCTGTAAATACGTGACCCGCGAAACAGCAGAAGATATTATCCAGGACGTATTCATTCAACTGCACAAAAAAGGCCCTTCCCTACATATCAATTCCAGCATCAAGGCATATCTTTTCCGCAGCGTACATAACGGTTGCCTCGATCATATCAGGCGGGAAGCTATCCATCAACGTTATATCAATGCCACAATTCCGGGGCTGAGTGAAGCAGAGCTGGACTATTTCAATCCGGACGGGCCGCGGCAAAGCCTGCTTCAACAAGATAACCTGGCTGCCAGCGTCTGGCAGGCCATAGAAGCACTGCCGCCCAAATGCCGCGAGGTGGTCAGGCTACGCTATGAACAGGGCCTTAAAACAGGCGAAATATCAGCAACAATGGGCATCTCCACCCGTACCGTGGAGACACAACTGTATAAAGCCATTAAACAACTGCGTGCCCTCATACGCAAAACCAGCATTTTCCTCTTTGCGATTGCTCTTTTTTAA
- a CDS encoding NAD(P)/FAD-dependent oxidoreductase: MPVTISADGCTTPYRHTKESTAWRHNGTSNSLPFITMDTYDILIVGAGPAGTCAALRLLSLGYRVAMVEREQFPRPQIGESLSPGIRNIFDYLDATPLLQKAHCLHQLPAHVIWQQQHADLLPRGHSVMTDRGRLDKGLLDLAVARGLVLYQPVKYEQSVRHGDTWQVSVRGPEGLQTLSAVFLLDARGRKGIQQQQRWQTAPPMVGIWAYVRADDMPRSTCVEAVPDGWLWGAPLYDGQYRILAFTDPPFVRQQSILSHYLHLLSTTQLFRHAAEKGPLSSLQSCHLFSYVHHRPWHHNRIQLGEAAFAIDPLSSSGVEKAMRISLQAVIAIHTIFRKNTPAIAQEFFESRLAASVVNHMQWTSRYYAEAWPANTHPFWKKRTAPPVGGHSVSPFTAKVEQSLTAYHPPASSPPKKINIQDTLQQLWHKKLSLSPAISYRQTLCVINDCVEQKTALYHPNLGQEVAFLGNHDILPLIQIAQESETFGQLILRWKQLVPPDMAIPMILQLWDKQLLCEH, from the coding sequence ATGCCTGTGACTATATCCGCGGATGGTTGCACTACACCATACAGGCACACGAAAGAATCAACCGCCTGGCGCCACAATGGTACCAGTAACAGTTTACCTTTTATCACCATGGACACTTACGATATCCTGATAGTTGGCGCTGGCCCCGCCGGGACCTGTGCCGCGCTGCGCCTGTTATCGCTGGGCTATCGTGTGGCCATGGTGGAACGCGAACAGTTTCCGCGGCCGCAAATAGGCGAATCCCTGTCGCCCGGCATCCGGAACATATTTGACTACCTTGACGCCACGCCGTTGTTGCAGAAAGCCCATTGTCTGCATCAGCTGCCCGCACACGTGATCTGGCAGCAGCAACATGCAGATCTGCTACCCCGCGGCCACAGCGTAATGACAGACCGCGGCCGGCTGGACAAGGGATTGCTGGACCTCGCCGTTGCCAGAGGACTGGTATTGTATCAGCCAGTGAAATATGAGCAGAGCGTCCGTCATGGCGATACCTGGCAGGTGAGCGTCCGTGGACCGGAAGGGCTGCAAACACTTTCCGCCGTGTTTCTTCTGGACGCACGCGGCAGAAAAGGCATTCAGCAACAACAACGCTGGCAGACCGCGCCGCCGATGGTAGGGATATGGGCTTACGTCCGGGCTGATGACATGCCCCGGTCCACCTGTGTGGAAGCTGTCCCCGACGGTTGGCTGTGGGGTGCTCCTTTATATGACGGTCAATACAGAATACTCGCTTTCACCGACCCACCATTTGTCAGGCAACAATCAATTCTTTCCCATTATCTTCATTTGCTTTCCACTACGCAACTGTTCCGGCATGCTGCGGAAAAAGGACCATTATCATCTCTGCAAAGCTGCCATCTATTCAGCTATGTTCACCACAGGCCATGGCACCACAACCGTATACAACTGGGAGAAGCCGCCTTCGCCATCGATCCGCTTTCCTCCTCCGGGGTGGAAAAGGCGATGCGTATCTCTTTACAGGCGGTCATTGCCATTCATACCATCTTCCGGAAAAACACACCGGCCATAGCACAGGAATTTTTCGAAAGCCGTTTAGCCGCTTCCGTTGTAAACCATATGCAGTGGACCAGCCGGTATTACGCAGAAGCATGGCCGGCAAACACCCACCCCTTCTGGAAAAAAAGGACAGCGCCTCCCGTGGGCGGCCACTCTGTATCTCCCTTTACCGCGAAGGTAGAGCAGTCTCTCACCGCCTATCATCCACCGGCATCATCTCCCCCTAAAAAAATTAACATACAGGACACACTGCAACAACTGTGGCATAAAAAACTGTCTCTCTCCCCCGCTATTTCCTACCGGCAAACCCTCTGCGTGATCAACGATTGCGTGGAACAGAAAACCGCCCTCTATCACCCCAACCTCGGCCAGGAAGTGGCATTCCTTGGCAACCACGACATCCTCCCTTTAATACAGATCGCGCAGGAAAGCGAAACGTTCGGGCAGCTGATACTCCGGTGGAAACAGCTCGTTCCTCCTGACATGGCCATTCCCATGATACTGCAGTTATGGGATAAACAACTGCTTTGCGAACATTAA
- a CDS encoding radical SAM/SPASM domain-containing protein, whose translation MPGSSQVHLVPGGGRTQLLVTNGSRLHKIGPFAEQRFRHLISQRNEAAIQQELVSMGIDTSPFIDDTPLKSPGVYALSLAIAQKCNMGCTYCYADQGDFGGPAKNMDMATARQSIDLLLQGCVPGDKVQVTFLGGEPLINRKALRETTLYALAAAAEKGIQVNFSLTTNGTLLKPDDADFFEEHRFAVTVSLDGIGAVHDRQRPMKNGAGSYERIIEKIEPLLRQQRKMQVSARVTVTPAQHQLTDMLQAFIDMGFHSVGFSPLLRSSNGKDEMTRQDLERMLEEMIACGLLFEQHIIQGKRFPFLNMVNALKEIAKGTHRPYPCGAGAGYMGVSADGGLYACHRFVNEEAGSMGNIYDGVNADQQNNWLASRHVHQQSPCNSCWAQYLCGGGCHHEVLEKGRHACDYIRGWLHYTIQAHERINRLAPQWYQ comes from the coding sequence ATGCCTGGCTCTTCTCAGGTCCACCTGGTGCCTGGCGGAGGCAGGACGCAGTTGTTGGTGACCAACGGCAGCAGGCTGCATAAGATAGGGCCGTTTGCGGAGCAACGCTTCAGGCATCTGATCTCCCAACGGAACGAAGCCGCTATTCAACAGGAGCTGGTGTCCATGGGTATTGACACCTCCCCGTTCATAGACGATACTCCGTTAAAGAGCCCGGGCGTATATGCGCTCTCTTTGGCTATCGCGCAGAAATGCAACATGGGCTGCACCTACTGCTACGCCGATCAGGGCGACTTTGGCGGGCCCGCGAAAAATATGGACATGGCCACCGCCAGACAATCGATCGATCTGTTGCTGCAAGGCTGTGTGCCCGGCGACAAAGTACAGGTCACCTTTCTGGGCGGTGAGCCGCTGATCAACCGGAAAGCCCTGCGGGAAACCACACTTTACGCACTGGCAGCCGCAGCGGAAAAAGGCATACAGGTCAACTTTTCATTGACCACCAACGGCACGCTGCTGAAACCTGACGACGCCGATTTCTTTGAAGAACATCGTTTTGCCGTCACCGTTAGTCTGGACGGCATCGGTGCCGTACATGACCGGCAAAGGCCCATGAAAAACGGCGCCGGTTCTTACGAACGTATCATAGAAAAGATAGAGCCCCTGCTCCGGCAACAGCGAAAGATGCAGGTATCTGCCAGGGTGACCGTCACACCGGCACAGCATCAGCTGACAGACATGTTACAGGCATTCATCGATATGGGGTTTCACAGCGTAGGCTTCTCCCCGTTATTACGCTCTTCCAACGGCAAAGATGAAATGACCAGGCAAGACCTGGAAAGGATGCTGGAAGAGATGATCGCCTGCGGATTGTTGTTCGAACAACATATCATCCAGGGCAAGCGCTTTCCCTTCCTCAATATGGTGAACGCACTGAAAGAAATTGCCAAAGGCACGCACCGCCCCTATCCCTGCGGCGCCGGCGCCGGGTACATGGGCGTATCTGCCGATGGCGGACTGTATGCCTGTCATCGTTTTGTGAACGAAGAAGCCGGCAGCATGGGCAATATTTACGATGGCGTAAATGCTGACCAGCAGAACAACTGGCTGGCCTCCAGGCATGTGCATCAGCAGTCGCCCTGTAACAGCTGCTGGGCGCAATACCTTTGTGGCGGCGGCTGTCATCACGAAGTGCTGGAAAAAGGCAGGCATGCCTGTGACTATATCCGCGGATGGTTGCACTACACCATACAGGCACACGAAAGAATCAACCGCCTGGCGCCACAATGGTACCAGTAA